A genomic region of Bdellovibrionales bacterium contains the following coding sequences:
- a CDS encoding DMT family transporter, with amino-acid sequence MLFKKGGSAETPEQSASALIQRRAQTAILVACIFSAATGAAFFAAHQEEPNFSSFGGSLVRVLANLLFISLPFMRSDCRLLLSPLRHRALWLWGVFGALTVTTYFAAVALVGSGQTAFLGASSGIFIAALSPMVARQKVTSMNWLAIAGSLFGLYMMCPNGKIDGSFLGTALAIASGLFGAVAYLMIARTKSTYSTPQIMMTWCLSAMTAHLLIFCFHDVTWPTSPGVWFLLLLAGFAASLSQHFTTYAFQRAPASQIASLSYLAPVLSLILDMILFGFTPTPIAGIGASIIFAFGVVVPVLKRD; translated from the coding sequence ATGTTGTTTAAAAAAGGGGGCTCCGCCGAAACACCTGAACAAAGTGCAAGTGCTTTGATACAACGGCGTGCCCAAACAGCTATTCTTGTGGCTTGCATTTTTTCAGCCGCAACGGGAGCCGCATTTTTCGCAGCCCATCAGGAAGAACCGAATTTTTCGAGTTTCGGAGGGAGCCTTGTACGAGTGTTAGCGAATCTCCTTTTTATTTCACTTCCGTTTATGAGATCTGATTGTCGACTCCTTCTCTCCCCCCTTAGACATAGAGCGCTTTGGTTATGGGGAGTCTTCGGTGCACTGACTGTCACAACTTATTTTGCGGCGGTCGCCTTAGTTGGCAGCGGACAGACTGCATTTTTGGGGGCAAGTAGCGGCATTTTTATCGCCGCTCTTTCTCCGATGGTCGCAAGACAGAAAGTCACTTCGATGAACTGGCTTGCCATAGCAGGTTCTCTCTTTGGTCTGTATATGATGTGCCCAAATGGGAAAATCGACGGCTCCTTTCTTGGGACTGCTCTCGCTATCGCCTCTGGTCTATTTGGTGCCGTGGCCTATCTGATGATTGCTCGAACCAAGTCTACATACTCTACTCCTCAAATCATGATGACCTGGTGTCTCTCGGCCATGACGGCACACCTGCTCATCTTCTGTTTTCACGATGTGACGTGGCCGACGAGTCCAGGGGTTTGGTTCCTACTCCTGTTGGCAGGGTTCGCGGCAAGTCTATCGCAGCACTTTACAACCTATGCCTTTCAACGAGCGCCGGCGAGTCAAATTGCATCACTGAGCTATCTTGCTCCAGTCCTGAGCCTGATCCTCGACATGATATTGTTTGGATTTACACCAACGCCAATCGCTGGTATCGGTGCATCGATCATTTTCGCCTTCGGTGTTGTTGTGCCTGTTCTCAAGCGAGATTAG
- a CDS encoding 6-carboxytetrahydropterin synthase codes for MSRPVLTLTTTFSFEAAHRLVKDYPGRCQNLHGHSFRITCEIRGLQLNQYGMLKDFADFKVIKDWCKENWDHATLLADSDNLTIDFLKSTDQRHFVFNDNPTSEVIALYLLGKSADLGFPLDAVTIDETCTHSCTVRR; via the coding sequence ATGAGTAGACCTGTTTTGACTTTAACAACCACCTTTTCGTTTGAAGCTGCACATCGTTTGGTTAAGGATTACCCAGGACGCTGTCAGAACCTCCATGGCCATTCTTTTCGAATTACCTGTGAAATAAGGGGCTTGCAGCTCAACCAATATGGCATGCTCAAAGACTTTGCTGACTTTAAGGTCATTAAAGACTGGTGCAAAGAAAACTGGGATCATGCCACACTCTTGGCTGATTCAGATAACCTGACTATTGATTTTTTGAAATCCACCGACCAGAGGCATTTTGTATTTAATGACAATCCCACTTCTGAAGTGATCGCACTTTATCTCCTCGGAAAATCTGCAGATCTAGGATTTCCATTGGATGCCGTAACCATCGATGAAACATGCACCCATTCCTGCACAGTCAGACGTTAA
- a CDS encoding GNAT family N-acetyltransferase produces the protein MMNIQTKEFRKPRSRDIFDFINIRQASCLDDDDIGDLLVKSFTETYAEKLPHIATPQKRISELRNVKNRRENGEVCVLELGYRIIGTFSLIRSDSNQSESWIQKAGNLRCLAIDPEFHGLGFSEVLLNESERIARSWSLSFICLHVQKGADGVAKLYKKRGYIREPHGDFESHGLPVEGYFLRLSDIGMPLADQ, from the coding sequence ATGATGAATATTCAGACAAAGGAATTCAGAAAGCCACGATCTCGAGATATTTTTGACTTTATTAACATTCGGCAGGCATCTTGCCTCGACGATGATGATATCGGTGACCTTCTTGTGAAATCGTTCACCGAAACATACGCCGAAAAACTTCCTCACATTGCGACTCCACAAAAGAGAATCTCTGAACTCCGAAATGTCAAAAACCGGAGAGAGAACGGCGAGGTCTGTGTGCTAGAACTTGGCTATCGGATCATTGGGACCTTTTCGTTGATTAGATCGGATTCAAATCAATCGGAGAGTTGGATCCAAAAAGCGGGCAATCTCAGATGCCTTGCGATCGACCCAGAATTTCATGGTCTTGGTTTTTCAGAAGTGCTCTTGAACGAATCAGAGCGGATCGCGCGTTCTTGGTCGCTAAGTTTCATTTGTCTACACGTACAGAAAGGTGCAGACGGTGTCGCAAAGCTCTACAAAAAGAGAGGTTACATTCGCGAGCCTCATGGCGATTTTGAAAGTCACGGACTCCCGGTCGAGGGCTATTTTCTGCGATTGAGTGATATTGGCATGCCTCTGGCGGATCAGTAG
- a CDS encoding B12-binding domain-containing radical SAM protein: protein MKILLIQPPIQDFYETQLRLQPIGLAYLKSSLMKYHPEVEVIIRDYHTGYGRQTLRWPKELEYLREYYPILDRSPFSTFYNYYHFGASFDFIAEDIARIQPDVVGISCLFTPYFREALEVSRRVKSFRNIPVLMGGSHVSAVPESVLRHASVDFVICGEGEKSIVDFVSFLQEKLAITEVGGLGYKINGELQFNPITENFDIGDLPYPDLESFSLATYKHGDRPLAFMITSRSCPHKCSFCSVHLTFGHRYRRRSPDDVLREIELRYQQGYRVIDFEDDNLTFYKDEMKRLCGALIERFPHREMQFVAMNGISYLSLDDELLELMWKAGFTHLNLALVSSDKVVRETTKRPHTLESYIRVVHKAHSLGFQIVSYQILGLPNETLGSMMQTLAFNIRLPVLLGASIFYLTPQSPMALKLGNSLSEADHFKARTTAIAHETQSFSRQDIYTLFIVNRIFNHLKGVKLERDQVLSDLLVERNDDCGLALFSDCLKSGILYFNNRQGRFPNLKFKTELLVKTIGQAQFVTTQDGHKIELDVLDELGQIQESLWSSVLNRSHDGIGI, encoded by the coding sequence TTGAAGATTCTCCTCATTCAGCCCCCTATTCAAGATTTTTATGAAACTCAATTGCGCCTGCAACCGATAGGCCTCGCCTATCTCAAATCTTCCTTGATGAAATATCATCCGGAGGTTGAAGTCATAATTCGGGATTACCACACCGGATATGGACGCCAAACTCTGCGATGGCCCAAAGAGCTTGAATATCTCCGCGAATATTATCCGATACTGGATCGAAGCCCATTTTCCACTTTTTATAATTACTATCATTTTGGTGCGAGCTTCGATTTTATTGCCGAGGACATTGCGAGAATTCAACCCGACGTCGTTGGTATATCCTGTTTATTCACGCCCTATTTTCGAGAGGCTCTCGAGGTTTCCAGAAGGGTAAAGAGTTTTCGAAACATACCTGTTCTCATGGGTGGTTCGCATGTGTCCGCCGTACCAGAGTCCGTATTGCGGCATGCTTCAGTGGATTTTGTCATCTGCGGAGAGGGTGAAAAATCTATTGTTGATTTTGTATCTTTCCTTCAGGAAAAGCTGGCGATAACAGAGGTAGGAGGTCTCGGATATAAAATTAATGGGGAGCTCCAATTTAACCCAATCACGGAGAACTTTGACATCGGGGATCTGCCCTATCCGGATCTTGAGTCATTTTCTTTAGCGACTTACAAACACGGCGACCGACCTTTGGCCTTTATGATTACTTCGCGGAGTTGCCCTCATAAGTGCTCCTTCTGCTCAGTTCATTTGACTTTTGGTCATCGATATCGGAGGCGCTCTCCCGATGATGTTTTGCGCGAGATAGAACTTCGTTATCAGCAAGGCTATCGCGTTATTGATTTTGAGGACGATAATCTCACTTTCTATAAGGATGAAATGAAACGTTTGTGTGGCGCTTTGATCGAGAGATTTCCACATCGAGAAATGCAATTTGTGGCGATGAATGGAATTAGTTACTTGAGTCTTGATGACGAGCTTCTTGAACTCATGTGGAAGGCAGGATTTACTCATCTCAATTTGGCCTTGGTCAGCTCTGATAAGGTGGTAAGAGAAACCACGAAGCGTCCTCATACTCTCGAATCATATATAAGAGTCGTTCATAAAGCACATTCTCTGGGATTTCAGATTGTATCTTATCAGATTTTGGGATTGCCCAATGAAACCTTAGGCAGCATGATGCAAACTTTGGCCTTCAATATTCGCTTGCCGGTGCTTTTAGGTGCGTCTATATTTTATTTGACCCCCCAGTCGCCGATGGCCCTTAAATTGGGAAATTCACTGAGCGAAGCAGATCATTTCAAGGCTCGTACCACAGCAATTGCACATGAAACTCAAAGTTTTTCTCGCCAAGATATTTATACCTTGTTTATTGTGAATCGAATTTTTAATCACCTTAAAGGAGTGAAGCTTGAAAGGGACCAAGTGTTGTCGGATCTTCTTGTTGAGCGCAATGATGATTGTGGTTTGGCCCTTTTTTCTGATTGTCTGAAATCGGGGATTTTATATTTTAATAATCGACAAGGTCGGTTTCCCAATCTCAAATTTAAGACGGAACTTTTAGTAAAAACAATAGGGCAAGCTCAGTTTGTGACCACACAAGATGGTCACAAAATTGAGTTGGATGTGCTGGATGAGCTGGGTCAAATTCAGGAATCGCTTTGGTCTAGTGTTCTGAATCGGTCACATGATGGCATCGGCATCTAA